One genomic segment of Synechocystis sp. LKSZ1 includes these proteins:
- a CDS encoding CHAT domain-containing tetratricopeptide repeat protein, with protein sequence MLLPIFLPFLQAQAPMPVAPTPAATAQTYFSQGLQAYQQGRLADLYLAQQAWEKALALWQQQNNRNQEIVTRNFLCLLYDNLGQYPAALDCYQRLLNLTQAEGDRHTEASTLTAMARLQSRLGNYQTALETLQHSRQLWQELGFRTGEVSALNETALVYFNLGDWVPAQQAYEQALAIAEKLGNLALTATIDQNLAQVALESGQIDRAFRLTLRANGQWDALLQQWGDRASLEIKRGKAASLNNLAFLYVQQNQLPLAQRSYQQALQHWQAMGDRPGEASTLNNLGYTYFRQNRLDSAQDYYQQALALRQRIGDRPKEAISRYSLAVLEQKKGNLKLALEQIEQGLTIIEDLRSNLRNQDLRTAFLASKQDYYQLYIDLLMQLHRQQPNHAWDAQALAASERAKARSLLELLATTPGQLTTGIPPELLAQKTALQQHLDHLEEQRLQLFIGNQYQPEKQVALDTEIQTTLEQYRQVLASIRLASPRYGELTQPKTLSLKEIQALLEPDTALLEYALGPQRSYLWVITNRSLQSYELPSAAEIAQSVKTFRDSFLQPTQRLRRYLALEQGQYLRQQVLPFQPSHRRLVIVADGALQYLPFGALISSGATPDVAPRSLVDQYEFVSLPSASVLGQLRQDLARRTPAPLGLAIFADPVFSPEDERLRNTGAAISLALSPDLARSARDSGVLFNRLPYTQTEARQILALLPGQPNLPELGFAANRSRLISQQVSQYRYLHFATHGLLNSENPQLSGLVLSLFNPEGQSINGFLRLYDIFNLQLPAELVVLSACETGLGQEVRGEGLIGLTRGFMYAGAARVVVSLWSVDDQATALLMTQFYQGLLDQKLSPARALQQAQQALKQNPQFASPYYWAGFTLQGEWKN encoded by the coding sequence ATGTTGTTGCCGATCTTCTTGCCATTTCTTCAGGCCCAGGCCCCGATGCCAGTGGCCCCCACGCCAGCGGCCACGGCCCAGACCTACTTTAGCCAGGGTCTGCAGGCTTATCAGCAGGGTCGCTTGGCCGATCTTTACCTTGCCCAACAGGCCTGGGAAAAGGCGCTGGCCCTGTGGCAACAGCAAAATAATCGCAACCAGGAAATCGTCACCCGCAATTTTTTGTGTTTACTGTATGACAACCTGGGGCAGTACCCGGCGGCTTTGGACTGTTATCAACGCTTGCTTAACTTGACCCAGGCTGAAGGAGACCGCCACACGGAAGCCTCCACCCTAACGGCAATGGCTCGCCTACAGTCCCGCCTCGGCAATTATCAGACTGCTTTGGAGACGTTGCAGCATTCCCGACAACTATGGCAGGAACTGGGTTTTCGCACCGGGGAAGTCTCGGCCCTCAACGAAACGGCACTGGTTTATTTCAACCTGGGGGATTGGGTGCCAGCCCAGCAGGCCTACGAACAGGCCCTAGCCATTGCTGAAAAGTTGGGGAACTTGGCCCTGACTGCCACCATTGACCAAAACTTAGCCCAGGTGGCCCTGGAGTCGGGGCAGATTGACCGGGCCTTTCGTCTAACGTTGCGGGCCAATGGCCAATGGGATGCGTTGCTCCAGCAGTGGGGCGACCGGGCCAGCCTAGAAATCAAACGGGGTAAAGCAGCCAGTTTAAATAATTTGGCTTTTCTCTACGTCCAACAAAACCAACTGCCCCTGGCCCAACGCAGTTATCAACAGGCCCTGCAACATTGGCAAGCGATGGGAGACCGTCCCGGTGAAGCTAGTACTCTCAATAATTTGGGCTACACCTACTTTCGCCAAAATCGCCTCGACTCCGCCCAGGACTATTACCAACAGGCCCTGGCTCTACGCCAACGCATCGGCGACCGGCCCAAAGAAGCCATTTCTCGCTACAGTCTGGCGGTACTCGAACAAAAAAAAGGAAACCTCAAACTAGCCCTAGAGCAGATTGAACAGGGCCTGACTATTATTGAAGACCTGAGGAGCAACCTCCGCAATCAAGACCTGAGAACCGCCTTCCTCGCTTCCAAGCAGGACTATTACCAGCTCTACATTGATCTCTTGATGCAATTGCATCGTCAACAGCCGAATCATGCTTGGGATGCCCAGGCCTTAGCGGCCAGTGAACGAGCCAAGGCCCGCTCTCTCCTCGAGCTCCTGGCCACGACCCCAGGACAACTCACCACGGGGATTCCCCCCGAACTACTGGCTCAGAAAACGGCCCTCCAGCAACATCTTGACCACTTAGAGGAACAACGCCTCCAGCTTTTTATCGGTAACCAGTACCAACCGGAAAAACAGGTGGCCCTGGATACGGAGATTCAAACGACCCTGGAACAGTATCGTCAGGTATTGGCCAGTATTCGTTTAGCCAGCCCCCGCTACGGGGAGCTAACCCAACCCAAAACCCTTTCTTTAAAAGAAATTCAAGCCTTATTGGAACCCGACACGGCTCTGCTGGAATACGCCCTGGGCCCCCAACGCAGTTATCTCTGGGTGATTACCAACCGTTCCCTCCAGAGCTACGAGCTACCTTCAGCCGCCGAGATCGCCCAGAGCGTTAAGACCTTCCGGGATAGTTTTTTGCAACCGACCCAACGCCTCCGCCGCTATTTGGCCTTAGAACAGGGCCAGTACCTCCGGCAGCAGGTGCTACCGTTCCAACCGAGTCATCGTCGCTTAGTCATTGTGGCTGATGGGGCCTTACAATACCTCCCCTTTGGAGCGCTGATCAGCAGTGGGGCCACGCCGGATGTCGCCCCCCGTTCCTTGGTGGATCAGTACGAGTTTGTTTCTCTGCCCTCCGCCTCCGTTCTCGGCCAACTTCGTCAAGACTTAGCCCGTCGTACCCCGGCCCCCCTCGGTTTAGCCATTTTTGCTGATCCTGTCTTTAGCCCGGAGGATGAACGTCTGCGCAATACGGGGGCCGCGATTTCCCTGGCCCTCTCGCCCGATCTCGCCCGGTCAGCCAGGGATTCGGGGGTTTTGTTTAACCGCTTACCCTACACCCAGACTGAAGCTCGGCAGATCTTGGCCCTGTTACCTGGCCAGCCGAACTTACCGGAATTGGGTTTTGCGGCCAATCGGAGTCGCCTAATTAGCCAACAAGTGAGCCAGTACCGTTATTTGCACTTCGCTACCCATGGCCTGCTTAATAGCGAAAACCCCCAACTATCCGGCCTAGTGCTCTCCCTATTTAATCCTGAAGGCCAATCTATTAATGGCTTTTTGCGACTCTACGATATTTTTAATCTACAACTGCCAGCGGAATTAGTAGTCTTGAGCGCCTGTGAGACAGGCCTCGGCCAGGAAGTGCGTGGTGAGGGCCTGATTGGTTTAACACGGGGGTTTATGTATGCGGGTGCCGCCAGGGTTGTAGTTAGTCTCTGGAGTGTAGATGATCAGGCCACAGCTTTATTGATGACGCAATTTTACCAAGGGCTGCTGGATCAAAAGTTGTCCCCAGCCAGAGCGTTACAGCAGGCCCAACAGGCCTTGAAGCAAAATCCCCAATTTGCCTCCCCCTACTACTGGGCTGGATTCACCCTCCAAGGGGAGTGGAAAAATTGA
- the gap gene encoding type I glyceraldehyde-3-phosphate dehydrogenase translates to MLKIGINGFGRIGRLVARIAMTHPEVELVGINDLVSADNLAYLFKYDSTHGLYPGSVTAQDDSIVIDGRKIPCLANRDPSQLPWGALGADYVVESTGRFTTFATAESHLQAGAKRVIISAPSKDPDKIPTFVVGVNHHSFNPSTDLIVSNASCTTNCLAPVAKVLDDNFGIAEGLMTTVHAMTATQPTVDGPSQKDLRGGRGAAQNIIPASTGAAKAVSLVLPHLKGKLTGMAFRVPTPDVSVVDLTVKTEKATSYAEICAAMKAAAEGDLAGILGYTDEPVVSMDFRTDARSSIFDAGAGIGLNDHFFKVVAWYDNEWGYSCRVIDLMLAMAQKDGLV, encoded by the coding sequence ATGTTAAAAATTGGCATTAATGGCTTTGGCCGCATCGGTCGTTTAGTGGCCCGCATTGCCATGACCCATCCCGAGGTTGAGTTGGTGGGCATTAATGACCTGGTTTCGGCGGATAATTTGGCCTATCTCTTCAAGTACGACTCTACCCATGGCCTCTACCCCGGTTCGGTGACAGCCCAGGACGACAGCATTGTTATCGATGGCCGAAAAATTCCCTGTCTGGCCAATCGTGACCCTAGCCAACTACCCTGGGGGGCCTTGGGAGCCGATTATGTGGTGGAATCCACCGGCCGCTTTACCACCTTTGCCACCGCCGAAAGCCATCTCCAGGCCGGGGCCAAACGGGTGATTATTTCAGCCCCCAGTAAAGACCCCGATAAAATCCCCACCTTCGTCGTCGGTGTTAATCATCACAGCTTCAATCCCAGCACGGACTTGATTGTCTCCAATGCCAGTTGTACGACGAATTGCCTGGCCCCAGTCGCTAAAGTCTTAGATGATAACTTTGGCATTGCTGAGGGCCTGATGACGACGGTTCATGCCATGACGGCTACCCAACCCACCGTTGATGGTCCCAGTCAAAAAGACCTGCGAGGCGGGCGGGGGGCGGCCCAAAATATCATTCCTGCTTCTACTGGGGCCGCTAAGGCCGTTAGCCTGGTTCTACCCCATCTCAAGGGCAAATTAACCGGTATGGCCTTCCGGGTGCCCACACCCGATGTGTCTGTGGTCGATCTGACGGTGAAAACCGAAAAAGCCACTAGCTATGCCGAAATTTGTGCCGCGATGAAGGCCGCCGCTGAGGGCGACTTGGCTGGAATTTTAGGCTATACCGATGAGCCGGTAGTTTCCATGGACTTTCGTACCGATGCCCGCTCCAGTATTTTTGATGCCGGGGCCGGGATTGGGCTGAACGACCACTTCTTTAAAGTAGTAGCCTGGTACGACAACGAATGGGGTTATTCCTGCCGTGTCATTGACTTGATGTTAGCCATGGCCCAGAAAGACGGCTTGGTCTAA
- a CDS encoding 2-hydroxyacid dehydrogenase, with protein MQVAFFSTKPYDRLFFDAANQAQTPPHDLVYFETRLTPQTATLAHGFPAICAFVNDELNHATLQLLAKGGTKLIALRSAGFNHVDLATARDLGLQVVRVPAYSPYSVAEHAVGLILMLNRKLYRAYNRVRDDNFTLDGLLGFDLNGCTVGVIGTGKIGLIFARIIAGFGCRLLGYDAYPSKDFEALGDARYVSLPELYAQADIISLHCPLTPETHYLINAQAIAQMKAGVMLINTSRGHLIDTEAAIAGIKSGQIGYLGLDVYEQEDEIFFEDWSQEIILDDTFQLLQSFPNVVITAHQAFFTRNALTSIAEVTLANLREFEQNHPLQNQVQLPE; from the coding sequence ATGCAAGTCGCCTTTTTTAGCACCAAACCCTACGACCGCCTGTTTTTTGATGCCGCTAACCAGGCCCAAACGCCTCCCCACGATTTAGTTTATTTTGAAACCCGCTTAACCCCCCAGACGGCCACTCTAGCCCACGGCTTTCCAGCGATTTGCGCCTTCGTCAATGATGAACTGAACCATGCCACCCTGCAATTGCTTGCCAAGGGCGGGACGAAGCTGATTGCCCTGCGCTCGGCGGGTTTTAATCATGTTGACCTGGCTACCGCTAGGGATTTAGGGCTGCAAGTGGTGAGGGTTCCGGCCTATTCTCCCTATTCCGTGGCGGAGCATGCGGTGGGGCTGATTCTGATGCTAAATCGTAAGCTGTATCGGGCCTACAATCGCGTGCGGGACGATAACTTTACCCTGGATGGCCTACTGGGGTTTGACCTGAATGGATGTACCGTCGGCGTGATCGGCACTGGTAAGATTGGCCTGATTTTTGCTCGGATTATAGCGGGTTTTGGCTGTCGGTTGCTGGGCTATGATGCCTATCCAAGCAAGGATTTTGAGGCCCTGGGGGATGCCCGCTACGTTTCCCTGCCGGAACTCTATGCCCAAGCCGATATTATTTCCCTCCATTGTCCCTTAACGCCCGAAACCCATTACTTGATTAACGCCCAGGCCATTGCCCAGATGAAAGCGGGCGTGATGCTAATCAACACGAGTCGCGGGCACTTGATAGACACGGAAGCCGCGATTGCAGGGATCAAGTCGGGCCAAATTGGCTACCTGGGCCTCGATGTTTATGAACAGGAAGACGAAATTTTCTTTGAAGACTGGTCGCAAGAAATTATTCTAGATGATACCTTTCAACTCCTTCAGTCCTTTCCCAATGTGGTGATCACGGCCCACCAGGCCTTTTTCACCCGCAACGCCCTCACCAGTATTGCAGAAGTGACCCTAGCCAATTTGAGGGAATTTGAACAAAATCATCCCTTACAAAATCAGGTACAACTGCCGGAATAG
- a CDS encoding carbohydrate ABC transporter permease, producing MDAKLPQRLLLGLLILALMLFALTPIIWQFLTSVKTNAEIAAIPTVYWPTQWTLEHYQSLFNRRPIGAYLFNSSLIAIVSTLLSLGLGAPAAYGLARFRFQGQNLLLGAISMVILFPYIFLFLGLLELVKGLGLGNNYLALIIPYTAINLPLAILVLRSFFRQLPIEIEEAARLDGYRTMSLLWYIVLPLTLPALVTTGILSFIFAWNEYLLALTFMTRETMKTIPVATAAIAGSSIFEIPYGPMAAATVLATFPLVLLVLFFQRRIVQGLTAGAIKG from the coding sequence ATGGATGCCAAACTCCCCCAACGTTTACTGCTGGGCCTACTGATCCTGGCTTTAATGCTGTTTGCTTTAACGCCGATTATTTGGCAATTTTTGACCTCGGTCAAAACCAATGCTGAGATTGCGGCCATTCCAACGGTGTATTGGCCAACGCAATGGACCCTAGAGCATTACCAAAGTCTATTTAATCGACGGCCAATCGGGGCCTATTTATTTAACAGTAGTTTGATTGCCATTGTTTCTACTCTGCTGAGTCTGGGACTGGGAGCACCAGCGGCCTACGGCTTGGCCCGGTTTCGATTTCAGGGCCAGAATCTGCTGTTGGGGGCCATTTCCATGGTGATTCTCTTTCCCTACATTTTTCTATTTTTAGGCCTGTTAGAACTGGTGAAAGGGTTGGGTTTGGGCAATAACTATTTGGCGCTGATTATTCCCTATACCGCTATCAATTTACCCTTAGCTATTCTCGTCTTACGTAGTTTTTTCCGTCAGCTTCCCATCGAAATTGAAGAGGCGGCTCGTCTGGATGGTTATCGGACGATGTCCTTGCTCTGGTATATCGTTCTGCCTCTGACCTTACCGGCCCTGGTGACAACGGGCATTCTGAGTTTTATTTTTGCTTGGAATGAATACCTGCTGGCCCTGACCTTTATGACGCGGGAAACGATGAAAACCATTCCCGTAGCTACGGCGGCCATTGCCGGCTCCAGTATTTTTGAAATTCCCTACGGCCCCATGGCGGCGGCGACAGTATTAGCGACCTTTCCCCTGGTACTACTGGTGCTATTTTTCCAGCGGCGCATCGTCCAAGGCCTGACGGCAGGAGCCATTAAGGGCTGA
- a CDS encoding M42 family peptidase: MANNAYDSLFEIIQALVLCHSPSGQEQEIDQELSRRFQALGLDYWQDPAGNLIVKIPGQDSQRNIAITAHKDEIGMIVKAIEPSGRLQIRRLGGSFPWVYGEGVVDILGDEQTLSGILSFGSRHVSHESPQKAQQEESPLRWEDAWVETLCTPEELAQAGVRPGSRVVIGKHRKQPLRLKDYVASYTLDNKASLAILLGLAQSLRNPWANVYLVASAKEEIGALGALYFTQKQSLEALIALEICPLSTEYPLQLGPDPVLLSQDGYGLYDEGLNQELRQAAQAIDILLQLAVISGFGSDASIAMKFGHVARAACLSFPTQNTHGYEIASLAAITNCTELLRQYLSVSP; encoded by the coding sequence ATGGCAAATAATGCTTACGATTCCCTCTTTGAAATCATCCAGGCCCTGGTGCTTTGTCATTCCCCCAGCGGCCAAGAACAGGAAATTGACCAGGAATTGAGCCGACGGTTCCAGGCCCTGGGCCTAGACTACTGGCAGGATCCGGCGGGCAATCTAATTGTCAAAATTCCTGGCCAGGATAGCCAACGGAACATTGCCATTACGGCCCATAAAGATGAAATTGGCATGATCGTCAAGGCCATTGAGCCGAGCGGCCGACTCCAAATTCGTCGGCTGGGGGGCAGTTTTCCCTGGGTGTACGGTGAGGGCGTGGTGGATATCCTGGGGGATGAGCAGACCCTCTCCGGCATTCTGTCCTTTGGCTCTCGCCATGTCTCCCATGAATCGCCCCAGAAGGCCCAGCAGGAGGAGAGTCCCCTACGCTGGGAAGATGCCTGGGTCGAGACCCTTTGTACCCCTGAAGAATTGGCCCAGGCCGGCGTTCGTCCCGGTAGTCGAGTGGTAATTGGAAAACACCGCAAACAACCCCTGCGTCTCAAGGATTACGTCGCCAGCTATACCCTCGACAATAAGGCCTCCTTGGCGATCCTTTTAGGCCTCGCTCAATCCCTTCGTAATCCCTGGGCCAACGTCTATTTGGTGGCTTCAGCCAAGGAGGAAATCGGGGCCTTGGGGGCCCTGTACTTTACGCAAAAACAATCCCTTGAGGCCCTGATCGCCCTAGAAATTTGTCCCCTCTCGACGGAATATCCCCTCCAACTTGGCCCTGATCCTGTCCTGCTCTCCCAGGATGGCTACGGCCTCTACGATGAGGGTCTGAACCAGGAATTGCGCCAGGCCGCCCAGGCCATTGACATCCTCCTCCAGTTAGCGGTGATCAGTGGCTTTGGTAGTGATGCCTCCATCGCTATGAAATTTGGCCATGTGGCCAGGGCCGCTTGCCTCAGTTTCCCAACCCAAAATACCCACGGCTACGAAATTGCTTCCCTCGCCGCCATTACCAACTGTACAGAACTATTAAGGCAATACCTCTCCGTCAGCCCTTAA
- the trpA gene encoding tryptophan synthase subunit alpha, with translation MTAVSACFDALRQRGECALIPFITAGDPDLETTAQALRLLDQAGADLIELGVPYSDPLADGPVIQAAATRALQKGVTLEQVLAVVETVQADLTAPIILFTYYNPIFHRGIEAFLQRIKAAGVAGLVVPDLPLEEADNLLRPCQALGIDLILLIAPTSPAERIQAIAAQSQGFIYLVSVTGVTGMRAQVATRVEDLLGLIRQTTDKPVGVGFGISQPEQAQQVKAWGADAVIVGSAFVKRLAEGTPAEGLASMTNFCRQLKAALW, from the coding sequence ATGACTGCGGTTTCAGCTTGTTTTGATGCGCTTCGCCAACGGGGAGAGTGCGCCCTCATTCCCTTTATTACCGCCGGAGACCCGGATCTCGAAACAACGGCCCAGGCATTGCGCTTACTCGACCAAGCTGGGGCTGATCTGATTGAATTGGGTGTTCCCTACTCCGACCCCCTGGCCGATGGCCCTGTGATTCAGGCCGCCGCTACTCGGGCTTTGCAAAAGGGTGTCACCCTAGAACAGGTGTTGGCTGTAGTGGAAACGGTGCAGGCCGATTTAACGGCTCCGATTATTCTCTTCACCTACTACAACCCGATTTTCCATCGGGGTATTGAAGCTTTTCTACAACGGATTAAAGCGGCGGGGGTTGCGGGCCTGGTGGTTCCCGATCTGCCCTTGGAAGAAGCCGATAACCTATTGCGGCCCTGTCAAGCCTTGGGGATCGATTTGATTTTGTTGATTGCCCCGACGAGTCCCGCTGAACGAATCCAAGCCATTGCCGCCCAGTCCCAGGGGTTTATTTATCTGGTGAGTGTCACTGGGGTTACGGGGATGCGGGCCCAGGTAGCTACGCGAGTGGAAGACCTCTTGGGCCTGATTCGTCAAACAACGGATAAACCCGTTGGCGTTGGTTTTGGTATTTCCCAACCGGAACAGGCCCAGCAGGTTAAGGCCTGGGGCGCGGATGCGGTGATTGTCGGTAGTGCCTTTGTCAAGCGCTTAGCGGAAGGAACCCCGGCAGAGGGACTGGCTTCGATGACGAATTTCTGTCGTCAACTCAAGGCAGCTCTGTGGTAA
- a CDS encoding PIN domain-containing protein — protein MNRVILLDAGPLGLITNPKLSPESIACAQWLQNHLTGENRVIIPEIADYELRRELLRAKKDKGVARLDNLTKFLEYLPITTTSMRHAAQLWAQARQQGQPTAGDKTIDADMILVAQARTLAIPDLVVATTNIGHLSRFIEAELWQNIAPI, from the coding sequence GTGAACCGAGTCATTCTATTGGACGCAGGCCCCCTTGGTCTGATTACGAATCCAAAACTCTCTCCTGAAAGTATCGCTTGTGCCCAATGGCTCCAAAATCACCTCACAGGGGAGAACCGCGTTATTATTCCAGAGATTGCAGACTATGAACTTCGGCGTGAGTTACTGCGGGCAAAGAAGGATAAAGGTGTGGCTCGTCTTGATAATTTAACAAAGTTTCTAGAGTATTTGCCGATTACAACTACGTCCATGCGTCATGCGGCACAACTTTGGGCCCAAGCTCGTCAGCAAGGGCAACCAACAGCAGGGGATAAAACAATCGATGCGGACATGATTTTGGTAGCTCAGGCAAGGACTCTGGCTATTCCAGATCTTGTTGTTGCAACCACTAATATAGGTCATTTGTCTAGGTTTATAGAAGCTGAGTTGTGGCAAAATATTGCTCCAATCTGA
- the cobA gene encoding uroporphyrinogen-III C-methyltransferase — protein MTPSPAVLGKVYLVGAGPGDPGLFTLKGKSLLEHADVVIYDALVSAPILAMINPQAEQINAGKRRGRHSKAQAETTQLLIEKAQTHAIVVRLKGGDPFVFGRGGEEMADLEAAGIPVEVVPGITAGIAAPAYAGIPITHRDYGSSVTFVTGHEAAGKYRPQVNWPAIAQGSETIVIYMGLHNLPQIIPQLLAGGLAPDTPIALIRWGTRPEQAELVGTLETIRTQIEVNGFEAPAIAVVGWIVSLKGQRQALLSRL, from the coding sequence ATGACCCCAAGCCCTGCTGTTCTCGGTAAAGTCTATTTAGTCGGGGCTGGCCCAGGCGATCCGGGCCTCTTCACCCTCAAGGGAAAAAGCCTCCTCGAACACGCCGACGTGGTGATTTACGATGCCCTGGTTAGTGCGCCGATTTTGGCCATGATTAACCCCCAGGCTGAACAGATCAACGCGGGTAAGCGACGGGGACGCCATTCTAAAGCCCAAGCGGAAACCACCCAACTGTTGATCGAAAAAGCCCAGACCCATGCCATTGTCGTCCGTCTCAAGGGAGGAGACCCCTTTGTCTTTGGCCGAGGTGGGGAAGAAATGGCCGACCTCGAAGCAGCGGGGATTCCTGTAGAAGTCGTACCTGGTATTACCGCAGGTATTGCGGCTCCAGCCTACGCTGGAATTCCCATTACCCACCGTGATTATGGTTCTTCGGTAACCTTCGTGACGGGCCATGAGGCCGCCGGCAAGTATCGGCCCCAAGTTAATTGGCCGGCCATTGCCCAAGGCTCTGAAACTATCGTCATCTACATGGGCCTTCATAATCTGCCCCAGATCATTCCGCAATTGCTGGCAGGGGGCCTGGCCCCTGATACTCCAATTGCCCTGATTCGCTGGGGGACTCGGCCGGAGCAGGCAGAATTGGTGGGAACTTTAGAGACGATTAGGACTCAGATCGAAGTCAACGGTTTTGAAGCACCGGCCATTGCCGTAGTTGGCTGGATCGTCTCCCTCAAGGGCCAACGGCAGGCCCTGCTCTCCCGACTATGA
- a CDS encoding sirohydrochlorin chelatase produces the protein MNPAYLLVAHGSRDPRSQVALTRLGYQVSQCLESLSPVRPVLSGYKPTMETGPTLTLLPPQPPDYAYPVQTATLEGHPQPLHQQIMALVQALNCTTLRLLPLFLQAGVHVQEDLPREIALAQAALGSVCDFDCLPYLGHDTFLESLLRQAGERYPQAQPILLAHGSRRADGNLAPQQRAQALQAKVAYWSLAPNLTTVVEASIQNGSEEVLILPYFLFSGGITDQLASQVAHLQHQYPQVRFHLGNPLAHHPHFAFLLAQLLHL, from the coding sequence TTGAATCCTGCCTACTTACTGGTTGCCCACGGTAGTCGAGACCCTCGTTCCCAGGTGGCCCTAACTCGCCTAGGGTATCAAGTCAGTCAATGTCTAGAGTCCCTCTCGCCAGTGCGGCCAGTTCTCTCTGGCTATAAACCCACGATGGAGACAGGGCCAACGCTCACTCTGCTACCGCCCCAGCCGCCAGACTACGCCTATCCGGTACAAACCGCTACCCTTGAAGGTCATCCCCAACCCCTGCATCAACAAATCATGGCCCTTGTCCAGGCCTTAAACTGCACTACTCTCCGGTTACTGCCCCTCTTTCTCCAGGCCGGTGTCCATGTCCAGGAAGACTTGCCCAGGGAAATTGCCTTGGCCCAGGCTGCCTTGGGTTCTGTTTGTGACTTTGATTGTCTGCCCTACCTCGGCCACGACACATTCCTAGAATCGTTACTGCGTCAAGCCGGTGAGCGATATCCCCAGGCCCAGCCGATCCTGTTGGCCCACGGTAGTCGGCGAGCAGATGGTAATCTGGCCCCCCAACAACGGGCCCAGGCCCTCCAGGCCAAAGTAGCCTATTGGAGTCTGGCCCCCAACCTGACCACGGTGGTGGAAGCTTCTATACAAAACGGTAGCGAGGAAGTTTTGATCCTCCCCTACTTTCTCTTTTCTGGGGGCATCACCGACCAATTAGCGTCTCAGGTCGCCCATCTGCAGCACCAGTACCCCCAGGTTCGTTTCCACTTGGGTAATCCCCTGGCCCATCATCCTCACTTTGCTTTTTTGCTGGCCCAACTACTACACCTATGA